One genomic segment of Heterodontus francisci isolate sHetFra1 chromosome 25, sHetFra1.hap1, whole genome shotgun sequence includes these proteins:
- the LOC137384034 gene encoding fibroblast growth factor 6-like, whose amino-acid sequence MISTVELGVVSLYGVKTRAFIAMNSKGRLYATAAFNYECEFRERLLPNRYNVYESKTYPGMYIALSKHGRAKRGSKVSPILRVTHFLPRF is encoded by the exons ATGATTTCTACAGTCGAGCTGGGAGTTGTCAGTCTGTACGGAGTGAAAACTCGCGCCTTCATTGCAATGAATAGCAAAGGCCGATTGTATGCAACG GCGGCCTTCAATTATGAATGCGAATTCAGAGAAAGACTTTTGCCAAACCGTTACAATGTGTATGAATCAAAAACGTACCCAGGGATGTACATAGCATTAAGCAAACATGGAAGAGCAAAGAGAGGAAGCAAAGTTTCACCCATCCTGAGAGTTACTCATTTTTTGCCTCGATTTTAA